ctcacatttcctccattttctcctcatatttccccatttcccctcacattttccccattttcccctcacatttccccattttccccctcacattttccccattttcccctcacatttccccatttcccctcataTTTTCCCACACTTTTTCCCCTTCACATTTCCTCcgttttcccctcacatttccccattttcccctcacgtttccgtcattttctctcctcccgtttcccattcttttcccctcacgtttccccAATTTCTTCTCACATTTTCCTCCATTTCCCCCCCCTCACGtttccctccattttcccccctccatttttcccctcacatttcccatttccccctcacatttccccattttcccctcatgtttccacccccaggacccctccccagaAACCTCTGCGATTCCTCCCAAAAACCctctgggacccctccccaaaatcccccaaaaccaccctggGATTGCCCTTAAAAATCCCTGAGATCCCtcccctaaaaaaaaccccaaaacccctgggatccccccaaaaacctcgggattttccccataaaaatccccgagacccctccccaaattcctcaaaaaaatctcaggattttccccataaaaatcccagagacccctccccaaaaaaacctcaggattttccagaaaaaatccccgagacccctccccaaaaaacccaaaaaaacctcaggattttccccataaaaatccccgagacccctccccaaattccccaaaaaaatctcaggattttccccataaaaatcccagagacccctccccaaaaaaccccaaaaaaccctcaggattttcccagaaaaaatccccgagacccctccccaaattccccaaaaaacctcaggattttccccataaaaatcccagagacccctccccaaattccccaaatttcccacaGGAggagccccccccccccccttcatCATCACCTTCATCATCACATCCTCTCCCAAAATAAATGaacccccctccccaaaataaaccccctccccaaaatacCCCCCCAAATAAACCTCCCTTCATCAATTACCGAGGTCGCTGATTGCTGTTTATTAATTAGcccaatttggggaggggtccgcCTTTGGGAGGGCCCCAAAGGCACTGGGGGGGTTGTGGGGACCCCCAAATTGGGgagggggtcctgaggggggggctcaggggggtcctgggggggttttagggggtctcaggggggtcctgggggggattttgggggtctcaggggggtcctgggggggttttggggtctcagggggtcctgggggggggggttgggggtctcagggggtcctggggaggttttgggggtctcaggggggtcctgggggggttttgggggtcctgggcaAATCCGGGTGAACCTGGGGGGTCTCCTCCCCTTTTGGGGGGTCCTtaggggggtcctgggggggtcttGGGGACATCCGAGCTGGGGGGGTCATGGGgagggggctcctggggggtcccgggtgggTCCTGagaggtttttggggggtcctggggggtttctggggggTCCCGAGGGTTTTTCTGGGGGCTTCCCCCTCTttttgggggtcctgaggggttTTAGGGGGGCTTCACCCTCTTCTAGGGGTCCCGGGGGTTTTTCTGGGGAGTTTCCCCCTCTttctgggggtcccgggggtttTTCTGGGGGTCTTCGGcctggttttgggggtcccaggggaaggagacccccagcccctccatgcGCTCGCGGTAGACGAGGTCGAAGCGCCGGCTCTGCTCCGGGCTCAGGTGGTTCCGCCAGTCCCCCGAGATCCCTGGGGAACGGGCAGGAAACGGGCGGAAacggggaaaaacagggaaaaacggggggaaacggggaaaaacagggggaaacgggaaaaaagggggagaaaacaGGGGGAAATGGGCAAAAACGGGAGAAAACGGGGGGgaaacgggaaaaaacggggagaAAACGGGGGGAAACGGGAGAAAACGGGGAGGAAAACGGGGGGAAACGggaaaaaacaaagggaaacggggggaaatgggcaaaaatggggagaaaacaGGGGGAAATGGGCAAAAACGGGGAGAAAAACGGGTggaaacggggaaaaacggggagaAAACAGGGGGAAATGGGCAAAAacgggagaaaatgggggaaatgggcaaaaatggggagaaaatggggggaaatgggggaaaaatggggggaaatggaaaaaataatcaaaaaatgGTCCGAAAGGATcaaaaaataggggaaaatgggataaaaatggggaaaatggggggaaaggcGAAAAATGGGCAAAGATGAgcaaaaactgggaaaaacccCAATTgagagccccccaaatcccctgccccaaaatccactcCCAAAGGTTGGGAAGGCGCCAGAACCcccccccctcaaaaaaatccccgaaattctttaaggaaggaggaaaatcgctgaaaaaaaacccaaaaatccccaaattccatcCCCGGGATCCCCCCTGGACCAAGAGGGACCCCCTGAaacccccaaatgtccccaaatgtcccaaatgtccccaaaatgtccccaaatgtccccaatattcccactgtccccagtgtccccactccccgcagtgtccccactcccccaaatgtccccaagaccccaaatccccccaatgtccccaaatgtccccaatattcccaatgtccccaatcccccccagtgtcccaagacccccaatccccccactgtccccaaatgtccccaagaccccaaatcaccccaatgtccccaaatgtccccaaatgtccccaatattcccaatgtccccagtgtccccagtccccctggaatgtccccaatgtccccacacctcccactgtccccacttTCCCCAATCCCCTGTATGTCCCCActccccccggtgtccccgctgtccccactccccccggtgtccccggtgtccccggtgtccccaccccccccagtgtccctggtgtccccactcccctggatgtccccactccccccggtgtccccggtgtccccggggtCCCACCCTTGCGCAGGAAGGGCCCGCGCCGCCGGTCCAGGATGAAGGTGGGCTGAGGCTGAAGTTGCTCATGGGGTTGTGGCTCATGGTGACAAAGGACGCGTTGGCCACCACGGCGTCCAGCGCGGCCGGCGCCAGCGGCCGGCCCAGGAAGGAGCAGAGGCGCTGGACACTGCCCCGCAggtcctggggacaccggggacatcggggacactcaggggactggggacaccggggacatcggggacactcagggggactggggacaccggggacaccggggggatttggggacactggggacaccggggacatcggggacactggggggattttgggattctgggggacaccggggacatctggggtcactggggtcacccgggggatttggggacactgaggtgacactggggacaccagggatgactctgaggtgtccccaggtgtcccaggtgtccccacctgctgcagctcctcgtAGCTGATCCAGAAGAAATTCTCGCGGCCGCGGAGCTGCAGCCACCCCCGGACGTGCTGGAACCAGGAGCCGAagggcactggggacacggggacatgctggggacaccccgaggacaccccggggacagcccggggacaTCGCCAGCACctcaaacccccaaatccccaatttccgaccccaaatccccaatttctgaccccaaatccccaatttccgaccccaaatccctcccaaatccccaatttctgaccccaaatccccaatttccggccccaaatccccaatttctgaccccaaatcccctcaaaactCACCACAAACCCCCTCAAATCCTAAACCAACCACACCAAGATGCCAAATCCTGACTTTCCAGCCCCAAAagccccccaaatctccccagaatttcccaaatcccccgCAAAGCTCCCGAAAgtccccacaaaatccccaaatgTCCTGAAATCtcgccaaaatctcccccaaacctcccccacatccccaaatccccccaaatccccccaatccccccggGCCCCGCAGCCCGGCTCGGCACCGTCGCCCTccaggaatttctccatgaaCTCCTCGAGGCTCCCGGGGTCCTTGTAGGGCCGGAAGATCCGCGCGAAGTGGAACAGGGACACCAGCACGTCCTTGGGGTCCCGCACGGTGTAAATCACCTGCGCAGGGCAAAATCCCCGGataaccccaaataacccccaaaaaatccccgaTAATCCCAAACCCCGCCGGGAGCCGGGGCTCCCACCCCGAATTCCCCCGGAATCGGACGTTTCTGACCCAAAATCCCATCGAAATCCGAAACTTCTGACCCAGAATCCGACATTTGTGTCCCCAAATGGGGTGTAAATCACCTGGGCAGGgcaaaaacccaaaatcccaaaaataatcccaaatcCCGCCGAGACCCGGGGGCTCCCACCCCGAAATTCCCCCAGTTTCCTCTGGAATCAGGTGTTTCTGACCCAAAATCCCATTGAAATTTGACATttctgaccccaaatcccaccaaaatccAACATTTCCCtccaaaaatcccccattttccccccaaaaacccaattTTTGCCCCTAAACCCCCCATTTTTCACCATAAAACCCATTATtcactaaaaaaaccccattttttcaccaaaaaacccgaattttccccctaaaattcccatttcctcccaaaacatccccatttcccccctgaAACTCCCAgtttttcccctaaaatccccatttttccccctaaaatcccaatttttccccctaaaatcccatttttccccctagCCGCCCCAGCTCCCGTGGATTTGCCCCGGACCTTGGCCTTGGAGGCGAAGAAGGCCCTGGGGA
This region of Anomalospiza imberbis isolate Cuckoo-Finch-1a 21T00152 unplaced genomic scaffold, ASM3175350v1 scaffold_946, whole genome shotgun sequence genomic DNA includes:
- the LOC137468003 gene encoding LOW QUALITY PROTEIN: sulfotransferase 2B1-like (The sequence of the model RefSeq protein was modified relative to this genomic sequence to represent the inferred CDS: inserted 1 base in 1 codon); amino-acid sequence: MLEILSLIRQGGDPGWCRSVPNWDRGPWLETLLGYRRARGNARPRIISSHLPVQLFPRAFFASKAKVIYTVRDPKDVLVSLFHFARIFRPYKDPGSLEEFMEKFLEGDVPFGSWFQHVRGWLQLRGRENFFWISYEELQQDLRGSVQRLCSFLGRPLAPAALDAVVANASFVTMSHNPMSNFSLXPTFILDRRRGPFLRKGISGDWRNHLSPEQSRRFDLVYRERMEGLGVSFPWDPQNQAEDPQKNPRDPQKEGETPQKNPRDP